The Natrinema amylolyticum genome includes a region encoding these proteins:
- the pfkB gene encoding 1-phosphofructokinase, which translates to MILTVTLNPAVDHTLKVEDLPEPSAVARTDSARVDPGGKGINVSKYLVELDTETVATGVVGDFLGQFVRDSLVDEGITGDFVEIEGRTRLNTTILTDDAEYKINHNGPTVDTSAIDDLLEIIERYDPDTVVVGGSLPPGLGPEAIDQIARAGDWQTVVDVGGDVLNDLDASYALCKPNREELATATGQSVSSLEECQKAIEQLRQSGYDRVIASLGADGAIMATPDECLHAAALDADIVDTVGAGDSMLAGILSARNRGATDEEALRTGVAVASRVVSVPGTDVPPLDNVAEAIDRVSVSTR; encoded by the coding sequence GTGATTTTGACAGTCACGCTCAACCCTGCAGTCGATCACACGCTCAAGGTTGAGGATCTCCCCGAACCCTCTGCGGTCGCACGGACCGATAGCGCGCGCGTCGACCCCGGCGGAAAGGGGATCAACGTCTCGAAGTATCTCGTTGAACTCGATACGGAAACGGTCGCGACCGGTGTCGTCGGTGACTTCTTGGGCCAATTCGTTCGCGACAGCTTGGTCGACGAGGGGATCACCGGCGACTTTGTCGAGATCGAAGGTCGGACGCGACTCAACACCACGATTCTGACCGACGATGCCGAGTACAAGATCAACCACAATGGACCGACGGTCGACACGAGCGCGATCGACGATCTCCTCGAGATTATCGAGCGCTACGACCCCGATACAGTCGTCGTCGGTGGTAGTCTCCCGCCGGGTCTCGGTCCCGAGGCCATCGACCAGATCGCCCGAGCGGGCGACTGGCAAACCGTCGTTGACGTTGGCGGAGATGTACTCAACGATTTAGACGCGTCCTACGCGCTCTGCAAACCCAACCGCGAAGAGCTCGCCACAGCGACGGGACAGTCGGTCAGTTCGCTAGAGGAGTGTCAGAAAGCGATCGAACAGCTCCGCCAGAGTGGCTACGATCGGGTTATTGCATCGTTGGGCGCCGACGGTGCCATCATGGCGACGCCGGACGAGTGCCTGCATGCGGCAGCGCTGGATGCCGATATCGTCGACACGGTCGGTGCCGGCGACTCGATGCTTGCGGGCATTCTCTCTGCACGTAATCGGGGCGCGACGGACGAGGAGGCACTCCGGACGGGCGTGGCCGTCGCATCGCGTGTCGTCTCCGTACCGGGTACAGATGTCCCACCGCTCGACAACGTGGCAGAAGCGATCGATCGCGTGTCCGTATCGACCCGATAA
- a CDS encoding PTS fructose transporter subunit IIC: MARQDRAERALRSHVTSVKEDVMTGVSFMIPFVTIGGIFLAVAFMVAELPFTAGTTETVFEETGSLAWYMAEIGVLGLTIMIPILGAYIAYAIADRPGLAPGFILSWAIQQENIIEAAGEIVGFQADGAVAGFLGALVAGLLAGYVARWMKGWTVPSFIEPMMPVLIIPVVTTALLAPLVIVGLGVPIAIADDALTTFLENMEGANALLLGAILGAMMAFDMGGPVNKVAYVFAVALVGDQIYGPMAAVMIAGMTPPLGLALSNFIAPQKYSAEMYENAKAAVPLGLSFITEGAIPYAAADPLRVIPSIMIGSATAAATAMWIGVTMPAPHGGIFVFLLSNSPLAFLGCIVLGTGVTAAVATVIKPDFEKTVADVDTEAGTSAQAATQTDD; this comes from the coding sequence ATGGCAAGGCAAGACAGAGCAGAACGCGCGCTTCGGTCCCACGTCACCTCCGTCAAAGAGGACGTGATGACTGGCGTGTCGTTCATGATTCCGTTCGTCACCATCGGGGGTATCTTCTTAGCGGTGGCGTTCATGGTCGCCGAGCTGCCGTTCACCGCTGGTACCACCGAGACGGTTTTCGAAGAAACCGGATCGCTCGCGTGGTACATGGCCGAGATCGGCGTCCTCGGTCTGACGATCATGATCCCTATCCTGGGGGCGTACATCGCCTACGCCATCGCAGATAGGCCCGGACTCGCGCCGGGGTTCATCCTCTCGTGGGCGATTCAGCAAGAGAACATCATCGAAGCCGCCGGTGAGATCGTCGGCTTCCAGGCCGACGGTGCCGTCGCCGGCTTCCTCGGCGCACTGGTGGCCGGTCTCCTCGCCGGCTATGTCGCCCGCTGGATGAAAGGGTGGACAGTCCCATCCTTCATCGAGCCGATGATGCCGGTGCTGATCATCCCTGTGGTTACGACAGCACTGCTGGCCCCGCTCGTGATCGTTGGACTGGGAGTTCCGATTGCGATCGCCGACGACGCGTTGACGACGTTCCTCGAGAACATGGAGGGCGCAAATGCCCTCCTGCTTGGCGCGATCCTCGGCGCGATGATGGCGTTCGACATGGGTGGCCCAGTCAATAAGGTCGCCTACGTCTTCGCCGTCGCGCTCGTGGGAGATCAGATCTATGGGCCGATGGCAGCGGTGATGATCGCCGGTATGACCCCGCCGCTCGGGCTGGCACTTTCGAATTTCATCGCACCCCAGAAGTACTCGGCCGAGATGTACGAAAACGCGAAGGCAGCAGTGCCACTGGGCCTGTCGTTCATCACTGAAGGTGCGATCCCCTATGCAGCGGCCGACCCGCTAAGGGTAATTCCCAGCATCATGATCGGCAGCGCGACCGCTGCCGCCACCGCGATGTGGATCGGTGTTACCATGCCGGCGCCCCACGGAGGTATCTTCGTGTTCCTGCTGTCGAACAGCCCGCTGGCCTTCCTCGGTTGTATCGTACTCGGAACGGGCGTGACCGCAGCAGTTGCAACGGTCATCAAGCCCGACTTCGAGAAGACGGTCGCCGATGTCGACACCGAAGCAGGGACGAGTGCCCAGGCAGCAACACAAACCGACGACTGA
- a CDS encoding PTS sugar transporter subunit IIA, protein MADTLSQDRIDTLAPTEHITLDPPPADKQACIEYLLDLLVDAGRVENREAALEALLAREEETTTGVGMGIGIPHAQTDAVTQPSVAFTRSDEGVDFGAMDDEPAQLIFMILVPESGADDHLAILSTLSRALMHDEVREDLYDAETPEEVQDVLKEAVA, encoded by the coding sequence ATGGCAGATACACTCTCACAAGACCGAATCGATACGCTCGCCCCGACCGAACACATCACGCTCGACCCGCCGCCCGCCGACAAGCAGGCTTGCATCGAGTACCTGCTAGACCTACTCGTCGATGCAGGGCGGGTTGAGAATCGGGAGGCTGCCTTAGAGGCACTACTCGCTCGTGAGGAGGAAACGACGACCGGCGTCGGTATGGGAATCGGGATTCCTCACGCCCAAACGGACGCCGTCACGCAACCGTCGGTGGCGTTCACTCGTTCGGACGAGGGCGTCGACTTCGGGGCGATGGACGACGAGCCCGCACAGCTAATCTTCATGATACTCGTCCCCGAATCAGGGGCGGACGATCACCTCGCCATCCTGAGCACTCTCTCGCGGGCACTCATGCACGACGAGGTCCGCGAGGATCTCTACGACGCGGAAACGCCCGAGGAGGTACAAGACGTTCTGAAGGAGGCGGTAGCATGA